The following proteins are encoded in a genomic region of Terriglobales bacterium:
- a CDS encoding helix-turn-helix domain-containing protein — MGADSREVMNIRQASQYLGVSPDTLYKYVYEEKIPAFKLGNRWKFKKTILDQWMEEKSSVGEAKSTKKRPRAARAAIGQ, encoded by the coding sequence ATGGGCGCAGATTCGCGTGAAGTGATGAATATCCGCCAGGCGTCGCAGTACCTGGGCGTCAGTCCCGACACGCTCTACAAATACGTTTACGAAGAGAAAATCCCGGCTTTCAAACTGGGCAACCGCTGGAAGTTCAAGAAAACCATCCTCGACCAGTGGATGGAAGAGAAGAGCTCAGTTGGGGAAGCAAAGAGCACTAAGAAGCGACCGCGGGCCGCACGGGCCGCCATCGGTCAATAG
- the pilM gene encoding type IV pilus assembly protein PilM, whose protein sequence is MFGFGSSKSVVGLDIGSSSIKAVELKKVKGEIQVAHLGVERLGSDIVVDSMIVDSGSVSSAISKLFSERKFGSKLVATAVSGHSVIVKKISMQTVPENEVPELLQTEAAQYIPFDMNDVNIDYQVLTEDPNEPHMDVLLAAVKKDKILNYTNVLSLAGKIPEVVDIDAFALQNCYEYNYEPSPTSTVALLNLGASVMNINIVKGSTPLFTRDVSVGGNQYTDSLQKELDLSFDDAEALKMGETNGKVSPDAKLPILKQVTEIIVLEIQKTFDFFRATAAGQHIEKIYLAGGSSAVPGLTEALRQEFSMPVEILNPFQRIQANGAGDLVGQNAGQLAVAVGLALRSFESL, encoded by the coding sequence ATGTTCGGATTTGGATCGTCGAAATCAGTGGTTGGGCTGGACATTGGCTCCAGCAGCATTAAGGCCGTTGAACTGAAGAAGGTCAAGGGCGAAATCCAGGTGGCCCATCTGGGCGTGGAACGGCTGGGCTCCGACATCGTGGTTGACTCCATGATCGTCGACTCCGGCAGCGTCTCCAGTGCCATTTCCAAGCTCTTTTCAGAGCGCAAGTTTGGCTCGAAGCTGGTAGCGACAGCGGTGAGCGGTCACTCCGTGATCGTAAAAAAGATCTCGATGCAGACGGTGCCGGAGAACGAGGTTCCCGAACTCCTGCAGACGGAAGCCGCGCAGTACATCCCGTTCGACATGAACGACGTAAATATCGACTACCAAGTGCTCACGGAAGATCCAAATGAGCCGCACATGGATGTTCTGCTCGCCGCGGTAAAGAAGGACAAGATCCTCAATTACACGAACGTCCTCTCGCTGGCCGGCAAGATTCCCGAAGTGGTCGACATCGATGCGTTCGCACTGCAGAACTGCTACGAATATAACTACGAGCCCTCCCCCACATCTACAGTAGCCCTGCTGAATCTTGGCGCGAGCGTGATGAACATCAACATCGTCAAGGGCAGCACGCCGCTGTTTACGCGCGACGTCAGCGTTGGCGGTAATCAGTACACCGACTCGCTGCAGAAAGAACTCGATCTGAGCTTTGACGATGCTGAGGCTTTGAAGATGGGAGAGACGAACGGGAAAGTAAGTCCCGATGCGAAGCTGCCGATCCTAAAGCAGGTGACGGAGATCATCGTTCTGGAAATCCAGAAGACGTTTGACTTCTTCCGAGCGACCGCCGCGGGACAGCACATCGAGAAAATCTATCTAGCAGGCGGCTCGTCCGCAGTTCCCGGCCTCACGGAAGCGCTGCGTCAAGAGTTTTCGATGCCAGTGGAGATTCTCAATCCTTTCCAGCGCATTCAGGCGAATGGAGCTGGTGATCTTGTTGGACAGAACGCGGGGCAACTCGCCGTAGCCGTGGGACTCGCCCTCAGGAGTTTTGAGTCGCTATGA
- a CDS encoding PilN domain-containing protein, giving the protein MATTAIEFESSGSPNSSNALAAIIVLAITAGGIWWYQNQLNNQALDIKKQMDAAQREAQSLAQTKARFEQRQAVRDEYEARVRMIDTLRANQSGPVDLLTMVSSTVNNTDEVWLIAMNDAGPNVNVDGTALSSNAVANLMTNLMKTGYFKSVEIKETYQDETEKKIQAFNFSLTCQKQPPTASGKKS; this is encoded by the coding sequence ATGGCAACCACAGCCATCGAATTCGAAAGCAGTGGCTCGCCGAATTCCTCGAATGCACTGGCAGCCATCATTGTCCTTGCCATCACGGCGGGCGGCATTTGGTGGTACCAGAATCAACTGAACAACCAGGCGCTCGACATCAAGAAGCAGATGGATGCGGCTCAACGTGAAGCCCAATCCCTGGCCCAAACCAAGGCTCGCTTCGAACAGCGGCAGGCGGTCAGAGACGAGTACGAAGCGCGAGTGAGAATGATTGACACTCTGCGCGCCAATCAGTCTGGTCCTGTCGATCTACTCACGATGGTCAGCAGCACAGTCAACAACACTGATGAGGTGTGGCTCATTGCCATGAACGATGCCGGACCAAACGTGAACGTGGACGGTACGGCGCTGAGTTCAAACGCAGTCGCGAACCTGATGACCAACCTTATGAAAACCGGCTACTTCAAGTCCGTGGAGATCAAGGAAACCTACCAGGACGAAACGGAGAAGAAAATACAGGCATTTAACTTCAGCCTGACGTGCCAGAAGCAACCACCAACAGCATCGGGAAAGAAGTCGTAA
- the pilO gene encoding type 4a pilus biogenesis protein PilO, with translation MSKFNELPFIARFAIFAVVGAAIFAGAWYGPVPGFAAMRAANDASMARLKALQAENARMKPYESQLKEIELQIESLQRQMERQKQIVPDEKTADQFMRDLQQNAQQAGVSIRSYVAKPVAQKQYYSEVPFDLEIDGPYFSMLNFFERVGTSERIINVENLRMSGIGSKAPSSVRRKYDYLPGETVTVACTAKTFFSTQVTAKPVPTTTATAPGQPPTKNAS, from the coding sequence ATGAGTAAATTTAACGAGCTTCCATTCATAGCGCGCTTCGCAATATTCGCCGTGGTTGGCGCCGCGATCTTTGCGGGCGCCTGGTATGGTCCAGTCCCTGGCTTCGCGGCAATGCGCGCAGCGAACGATGCATCGATGGCACGATTGAAGGCGCTGCAGGCGGAAAACGCCCGCATGAAACCTTACGAATCGCAGCTCAAGGAGATTGAGTTGCAAATCGAATCATTACAACGACAGATGGAACGGCAAAAGCAAATCGTTCCGGATGAAAAGACAGCGGACCAGTTCATGCGAGATCTGCAACAGAATGCTCAACAGGCCGGCGTTTCAATTCGCAGCTACGTTGCCAAACCGGTTGCCCAGAAACAGTACTACAGCGAAGTTCCATTCGATCTTGAAATCGATGGACCGTACTTCTCAATGCTTAATTTTTTCGAGAGAGTGGGGACCAGTGAACGAATCATAAACGTCGAGAATCTACGGATGTCCGGAATCGGAAGCAAAGCTCCGTCCAGTGTGCGCCGCAAGTATGACTACCTCCCAGGCGAAACCGTAACCGTTGCTTGCACGGCAAAGACTTTCTTCAGCACACAAGTCACAGCCAAGCCGGTCCCGACAACCACGGCGACCGCTCCTGGGCAACCGCCGACGAAGAACGCGAGCTAA